The genomic DNA CAATCGCATTGATGCTACGGTGACTGAATTAAGTAAGTTGGGCGTTGAAATTGAAGAGACCCGTGACGGGATGATCATACACGGACATCCTGGTCAAGCGTTCACGGGGGCCAAAACAACGAGTTATGGTGACCATCGCATCGGCATGACGCTGGCGGTAGCTTCATGTAATGCTGACACCCCAGTAACGATTGACGATATTGAAGCCATTGATGTATCATTTCCCGGATTTCTATCAATATTGAATAGTATAAAATAAAACATAATTTTTAGAAAAGTTGTTGAATTATTTACTGAGACCATTTATAATAAGGTCAATGGTTTCTCTCCACTCCATCCATACATGTTAACCCGGTTATAACCGGGTTATTTTTTTTGCTTTTACTTCATAGCGTGATAGTAATAGCCGATTGGAGTGAGAGACGTGAAATATGCTATTCGTGCCAAATATTTGGACAACCTAACTTTATTTGTAACAGAGAATGGAAAGATCGTTCATCGGCATTATGGTCCATCACAACTCAATCTCCTTAGGGTTGAGGCAGCTGATGTTGATCTCCAGCCTGGTCTTGTTTATTATGAGCCTAAAGTTGGGTCGTTCACTGATTTTAATCAACAAAAGATATGGTATAAGCACCTGATTGGACAAGGTGTAACGACGTTATTGACAACGTTTAAGGTAAGGAGACCCAAAGAGTTTAAAACAAAGTTACAACAGGCCCGTCATCGTATGATTAATTGCCCTGTCGATTTTGTTATCGGTGCATTAACGGATGTCAATCGTCTAACCCCCGAATTATACCGACTTTGTGCTAAAGAAAAATTGCCCTTCATTGTTGTTTCATTTTCAAATGATACAGATCTCTATAATAAACCGTGGCAATGGATTCGTGATGCTGTCAATGACTATCAACCGGTTATCTTCATAGAGCATGATCAAGTGCAGCCTTTATCGTCTCGGAAGTTGCGTAAAATCCAGCGAAAGTGGTTATCATTTGCCCAGGGCTTGAATTTAAATGTTTTTTCGCCCCCTCACAAATGTAAAGCTATCCATCCATCAGTTTTAAAAGCTTTGGGGCTTTATCCATTTAAAGGAGCTTTATCATCCGGGAGTGATTGTGATTATTATATCGAATCATTTGATGGAAGGGGCAATCTTCATTATGATGGAGAGGAAGAAATGGATATCGTGACATTAAGAGGCCGGGTTCTTAAAGCCGCGAATCAATATTTTTATCATCCCGGATATGGTCAAGAATTAACGGTAAGAAAACCGAAACGACTGACGGTTTAATTAGAGGGAGAGTTAGCGAATGAACGAAATTGATACAGCGATCGCTCATGTCCAAAACGGCGATTATGAAAAAGGGATGGCCATCCTCAAACAAGTGGCTCAGACAGCTGATGACGATACGCTGTTTAATATAGCCCAACTTTACTTCGAATGGGGGCGTATACCCGAAGCTAAAGATATTCTTGAGCGATTATTGGTTAAACATCCTTATGACAGCAATCTGGTTTTGTTTAAAGCCGAAATAGAAATTGATGATGACAAAGAAGAAGAGGCTATTGATTTATTAACAAAGATTCATGAGCTTGATGAAAATTACTTAAGCGCTCAGCTATTGCTCGCTGATTTATACCAGCTTCAAGGATTGGAAGAAGCGGCTGAATCCCGTTTGAAGAAGGCCTATAAAATGGCACCTAATAATCCTGTCCTTTCTTATGCCTTGGGTGAATTTTACCGGACAAGCGGTCAAGCGAACCATGCTATCAATTATTATAAGGACGCAATGCATGCAGAAGAATTAGAACATGAAGATGTCATGCTGAAGCTGGGGGAAGTTTTAAGTCTTAACGGTCAGTTTGAAGAAGCACTAATTTATTATAAAAAAGGGATTGAGCAACATCAAACATTAGATGGCTTGTTCGGTTATGGTGTGACGGCTTATCAAGCACAAAAATATCAAACAGCCATTTCAGTGCTAGAAGATTTAAAAACAATGGATCCGCAATATAGTACATTGTATCCGGTGCTTGCCGGTGCTTATAAGGAAGAAGGGGCCGTGGAAGAAGCTTTACAAACATTAGAGTCCGGCATACAATTGGATGAACACAATGAACGCTTGTATGAAGAAGCTGCTCAACTCGCTAAGAACGCTTCCAAATATGATGAAGCCGTCAACTATTATCAGGAATTGCTTCGCATTAGCCCTGATAATGAGGACGCGCTAAAATCCTTTGCCTTGTTGCGGCTAGAGCTTGAGGACTATGAAGGAATCATTGATTTGCTTGGATCCAGAAATGACGATGATCCTGAATTAAATTGGTTTTTGGGTAAAGCATATTTTGAAGAAGATGACATGGAACAAGCGCTGAAGGTCTACGAAAATGCGAATGCTAATTTTGCTGAGGATCCCGGTTTTCAAAAGGAGTACGGCGAAATTCTTTGGCAACTTGGAAAGCGTGACAAAGCATTGAGTCATTTGAAACAATCATTGGCTCTGGACCCTGATAATAATGAATTGGCGTTATTTGTCGAAAGAATTGAGCAGGATTTTTAAGTTAATCCAAGAATTCGTTAGAATAAGAGGAGATGTTACCTTTTAAAGGGGATGGTTGCGGTTGGAACAAGTTATAAGTGCTGATCAAAAACGTTCTTTTTTAAAGTGGTTTTTAAGCCACTACCAGTTAAAGAATCGTGAATGTGTATGGTTGTTAAATTATATGGCAAGCGATGAACAATTGCTTAATTTGATGAAGTTTGTTGAGGATGTATCTGATTGTCCAAGAGCAATGGTGATCACCGACACTAATATGGATAAGCAGCCATTTCTGTACAAAAAACAGCAAATCGAAACCACACAACCTGAAAAGGCTTTTCACGATATTCGAATGGATCAGGATGCACCCATCTATATTCAATTGAATTTTATTGCCCCATTCCAGTCGCCGGCTTTCGTGGCCGTATTGGAAGAGAACCCCTTTTATGAAGACCATCGCGATATCGGTAATTGGTATGGGGAAGCGGCTCGCGACGTATTGGAATATGCTGAGCAGCATTTTCAGAAAGAGAGGCTTTATCACGCGATTGATCAGGCACTGGATCAAGGCGACTCTAAAGCATTCCATCATTTAACCAGACAATTGAAAGATTTACAATAAAAACCCCAAGCTAGGGGTTTTTATTTATTATTGATTCAATTTCGTTTACAATAACTATGCAAGGTTGATTAAGAAGGGAAGATCGAATATGAAATGGCAGGCCTCAGACATGCAAACCTTTATGTCAGACAAGCAATATATTGACACGGTAATCATTCCGCTTGTACCTGTGGAGTGGAGTGAAACAATGGTGAATACGGTTCGTGAAGGGGGATATATCCAAACAATGGCTATGGCGATTGAAAAAGAACTTAAAGGACGGATTGTTGAAAGTCCGCCATTTACTTATTTAAAACAGGAATCTCTTGAGGAACGAATGAAACGGATTCAAATGTGGAAAGATGAAATAAAATCCAGTGGCGTTAAATATGTCATTTTTATGACATCTGATGTTGACTGGAAGCAAAAAGAATCTGAGCTAGGTGAATTAT from Tuberibacillus sp. Marseille-P3662 includes the following:
- a CDS encoding tetratricopeptide repeat protein codes for the protein MNEIDTAIAHVQNGDYEKGMAILKQVAQTADDDTLFNIAQLYFEWGRIPEAKDILERLLVKHPYDSNLVLFKAEIEIDDDKEEEAIDLLTKIHELDENYLSAQLLLADLYQLQGLEEAAESRLKKAYKMAPNNPVLSYALGEFYRTSGQANHAINYYKDAMHAEELEHEDVMLKLGEVLSLNGQFEEALIYYKKGIEQHQTLDGLFGYGVTAYQAQKYQTAISVLEDLKTMDPQYSTLYPVLAGAYKEEGAVEEALQTLESGIQLDEHNERLYEEAAQLAKNASKYDEAVNYYQELLRISPDNEDALKSFALLRLELEDYEGIIDLLGSRNDDDPELNWFLGKAYFEEDDMEQALKVYENANANFAEDPGFQKEYGEILWQLGKRDKALSHLKQSLALDPDNNELALFVERIEQDF
- a CDS encoding ReoY family proteolytic degradation factor → MEQVISADQKRSFLKWFLSHYQLKNRECVWLLNYMASDEQLLNLMKFVEDVSDCPRAMVITDTNMDKQPFLYKKQQIETTQPEKAFHDIRMDQDAPIYIQLNFIAPFQSPAFVAVLEENPFYEDHRDIGNWYGEAARDVLEYAEQHFQKERLYHAIDQALDQGDSKAFHHLTRQLKDLQ
- a CDS encoding DUF2487 family protein, whose translation is MKWQASDMQTFMSDKQYIDTVIIPLVPVEWSETMVNTVREGGYIQTMAMAIEKELKGRIVESPPFTYLKQESLEERMKRIQMWKDEIKSSGVKYVIFMTSDVDWKQKESELGELLWMPAVPLEHMDSRHRADFLEENMGSILKTITDHWTQGTQQ